Proteins found in one Sporosarcina sp. FSL K6-3457 genomic segment:
- a CDS encoding threonine/serine exporter family protein, producing MTWIVQAILSFLAAAGFGIIFNAPRRMLFYCGFVGMTGWLIYSTFNQYSGDPVQASFLGAFAVAIVAHLFAKRFKMPMIIFSVAGIIPLVPGGMAYNAMRHIVENDYITSISYASRAFMVSGAIAMGLVFAEVIIQLLFQTTMRRKKGKTT from the coding sequence TTGACGTGGATTGTTCAGGCGATACTTAGTTTCCTTGCGGCAGCAGGGTTTGGAATTATTTTTAATGCGCCACGCAGGATGTTATTCTATTGTGGTTTTGTAGGCATGACAGGTTGGCTCATTTATAGTACGTTCAACCAGTATTCGGGGGATCCTGTGCAAGCTTCTTTCCTTGGTGCTTTTGCGGTGGCCATTGTTGCACATCTGTTTGCTAAACGCTTCAAAATGCCAATGATTATTTTTAGTGTCGCTGGTATCATTCCGCTTGTTCCTGGAGGTATGGCCTACAATGCAATGCGCCATATTGTTGAAAATGATTATATAACGTCCATTTCATATGCTTCACGTGCTTTCATGGTATCGGGTGCTATTGCAATGGGGCTTGTTTTTGCAGAAGTGATTATTCAGCTGCTTTTCCAAACAACGATGAGAAGGAAAAAAGGGAAGACAACATGA
- a CDS encoding threonine/serine exporter family protein: MSAVDKEMAIDCCLLAGRLMMEAGAETYRVEDTMERIAETQELSSTHSFVTPTGIIFTPGSPYHTKLIRIKSRSTDLEKVALVNDVSRKLSTDDYTLEQAYAKLQEIERANVMFPLWLQVAAAAIASGCFLILFEGIWSDVPAAVVAGGVGFIIATKMQELTKVSFFAEFVAALFIGLIGFGAIFVELGTELDKIIIGSVMPLVPGLLITNAVRDLMAGHFVSGLSKGAEAFLTAFAIGAGVALVLSF, translated from the coding sequence ATGTCAGCAGTGGATAAAGAAATGGCGATAGATTGTTGTCTCCTTGCCGGACGCTTAATGATGGAGGCTGGGGCGGAGACCTATCGTGTAGAGGATACAATGGAGCGGATAGCTGAAACGCAAGAATTATCGTCTACCCATAGTTTTGTTACACCGACAGGCATCATCTTTACGCCGGGTAGCCCGTACCATACCAAACTAATTCGAATCAAGAGCCGTTCAACGGACCTTGAGAAAGTGGCGCTCGTCAACGATGTTTCACGCAAGCTATCGACGGATGACTATACACTTGAACAAGCTTATGCTAAATTACAAGAAATTGAACGAGCCAATGTGATGTTCCCGCTATGGTTACAAGTGGCTGCTGCGGCAATTGCTAGTGGCTGTTTTTTGATTTTATTCGAAGGAATCTGGTCCGATGTACCGGCGGCTGTTGTTGCTGGTGGCGTAGGGTTTATCATCGCGACAAAAATGCAAGAGTTGACGAAGGTTAGTTTTTTTGCGGAGTTTGTCGCGGCGTTGTTTATCGGCCTGATTGGTTTTGGAGCAATCTTTGTAGAGCTTGGTACGGAGTTAGATAAAATCATTATCGGTTCTGTCATGCCACTTGTTCCTGGTTTGCTGATTACGAATGCGGTACGTGATTTGATGGCAGGTCATTTTGTGTCTGGATTATCGAAAGGTGCCGAGGCATTTCTAACGGCTTTTGCAATCGGTGCTGGCGTGGCGCTTGTTTTATCTTTTTAA